The genomic DNA ACTCCATAAGTAATAAGCCCAGAATCACCTGTACCATAAATTAAAACATTAGTAATGGTATTTAACTCTGTAGAAATAATTTCGTAAAAAGTTTTAAATAAGAATCTGCTTATAATAAGAACGAATATGCTTATTAGGTAGTGGATAATTACAATGGATATTGGGATGGTAAAGTTAGGGAAAAGATTAAAAGCTCTATTCAAAGTAAGAAAAGATACTGTTATGAGAGATAGAATACTAACACCCATAAAAATATTGAAAGCATCTTTTGTACCAGTATGCCTTACGATACCTTTGTAAGACCCAACTAATACAAAGCTAATTAAGGCAATAAGAGCTATAAAAGGAATTTGATATTTGAAATTATTAAAATCAAAATTCAAACTCGCATTAAATCTTACAGTATATGCAACCATAAAAGATATGCAAACCAAGAAAATATCAATTATTAAAACAATCCACCTAGAAGCATATTTGTTTAAAACCTTTAAAATAAAATTCCTAACCATTTAAAAATATTAGCGTACAGTTAATGTATAAGAGAAAAGAAGAGGTTAGAGATATAGGAGAAACTTAAATTTTTTTCATTTGTTGTTTCATCATTTGCATTTGCTCTTTTAACATGCCATGTTTATCTAGCTTTTTAGCTTCAGCCATCAATATCGTAGCTTCTCTCTTACGTCGTTTAGTCATAGCAATTCCTGCCAACTGCAATTTAGCCATAGCTAGGTCATGATCCATTGCTAATCCTAGTTTTACAGCTTTTTTTAGGTATTTTTCTGCTTGAGATATATTTGTTTGGCTAAGCATAATTCCATGCAAGTAGTTGTAATAGCCTTCTTGTTTTTGAATTAATGCTGCGGATGGATTTTTAATGTATCCTAGCCATTTTTTTGCACCTTCAAAATTTTGCTTTCTTAATTGAATAAAAGCAAGTAATATAAATTCATTTTTAAAATAAAATAATACGAAGATTCCAGCTAATAGTAGAATCGAAATTCCATTCATAATGTTGCCTTGAGCAAATTGGAATATAGACCATACTACTGTTAAACCGGCTAGTACCAGCTTTATATTTTTATTAAACATTTTATTTTTTTATTAGTTAATTGTTCTTTGTTATAAAAAACGCAAAAATACATTTTTATTGTAATATCTATTAGTGCTTTTTATAGTGTTTTTGGTGTTTATACCAAGCAAACCCCGTAATAATGACTAAGAAGGCAATATACATATAAGCTTCTTTTGGTGTTACCTCTTGATCTCCACTAGCATATGAATGCAATCCTGATAAATAAAAGTTTACGCCAAAATAAGTCATCATAATTGAAAGGTATGCAAAAGCGGCTGCAAAATTAAAAGAAACTCTTCCTTTCATACCAGGGATCAATCGCATATGTAAAACAAAAGAATAAACCATAATTGAAATTAAAGCCCAAGTTTCTTTTGGATCCCAACCCCAATATCTCCCCCAGCTTTCATTAGCCCACATACCTCCAAGAAAGTTACCTATAGTAAGCATTACCAAACCTACGGTTAAGGACATCTCATTGATGATTGTTAATTCTTTTATATGTAAATTCATTTTCTTTTTATTCTTATTGGTGGTGAAGGCAGTTAAGAACAAGGCGAATATTGCTAGAATCATACCTAGAGAGAAAGGACCGTAACTAGCAACAATGATTGAAACATGAACATATAACCACCAAGAATTTAAAACGGGTTGTAGGTTCCCTATTTCTGGATCTAGCCAGTTTTGATGAGCAAAAGCGAGTGTAATAGCTACTAAAAAGGTAGTAGCGGCAATGGTTAAAGATGATTTTTTTCCTAATATAAGTCCAAAAAGCATGGTGGCAAATGCTACAAAAATAATAGATTCGTAAGCGTTACTCCATGGAGCGTTTCCACTAATATACCATCTAGCTCCTAAACCAAGAATGTGAAATACAAATAAAATGATAACAACACCAATTAATGCTTTTATAAGATAGTATATCCATCTTTTATTGGAAAAAATTTGAATCATTACTAAAACAATAAGTAATAAACTTACGTAGCCGTAGTATTTAGCAAGTTTTACAAAGATTCTAGTTTTATTATAAGCAATTTCCAAGTCTATTTTATCTTTATCAGGAATGACTTTGGTACCAAACTTTCTTTGGAATTTTTTAATTCCATCCAATACTTTATTAGTTTCTGTATAATCATTGGATTTTTTAGAAGCTTGTAATAATTGTAAATAAACAGGCAATGATTGGCGTACAAAGACTGAGTCCGTTCCTTTAAATCCAGCATGTAAAGTTTCTGGTTGAGAAACCCATTTATTATTTTCATCATTAGGAATAGGGAATATACGTAATATTCCTCCTCCAATAGCACTATATAAGAGTCCTACTCTACGATCTATTTTTAAAAGGTCTTTTTGAAATTTATTTTTTATTTTTTCTTTTTGAGCTTGGGTAACTAAATCTTTTATTTTGTAAATTCCTGTAGGGGTTATAAAGTCAGACAGAGAGGCGTGTGTTTGCTCTTTAGGAAGTCCTAAGTGTTCTCTGATTTGGTAGTTCCCTTCTTCTAAAAAGATGAAAGGAACCTCTATCCATAGTCGTGGATTTTCCGTAATAGATAGTAATACTTGGCTAGGAACCATTTCTTTAAATTGTTCAGCCTGACTTACTTTTCGTACTAACTCAGAGGCAAAAGTATGCGCAGGCTTCATACGACCATTAGCATCTTGAATAACTAGTCGGCTAAAAGAATCAGCATGCTCAGAATTGACCATGTTAGCTTTCAAGATAGAATCAATTTGAGTTTCTGTTACTCCTTTATTTGGTTGATGAGCTATATGTTGTGCTGTTGCAGCATGTATAGAGAGCGCTAGAATTAAAGAGACTAAAGCTTCTTTTTTCTCGCGGATTTTTCCCAATGATTTTTTTAAATGACTAAATCGAGTTCCTGTAATAAAAAGAGAAAGAATTAATCCAAAGAATAGTAAAAAGTATCCAAGATAAGTGATAAAGGTACCCCAGTAGTCATGATTTACAGATAAATGAGTTTCTTCATGATCGCCTTCTATTTTATAGCTAGATTGAAATAGTTTATAACCTTTATAATTTAAAATATGATTCATGAAAATTCGATAATCAAAGGTTTCGTTAGGAGCTATTACAGTAACTTCACTAGCGTAAGAGGCTGCACTTTCAGAACCTGGATATTTTTCTAATTGGAAGTCATTCAGTTTTACATTAAAAGGAGTTTCTAATATTTTAGATCCATATAGCATCCTAAAGTTTAATTCGCCAATGCTAATTTCCTTGGAATTTTCTGAGTTATATTGGCCCCCAATTAATGCAACTTGTTTTGTTTTATTATTATGAGTAATATCAAGAATGATTGCATCTAATTTATCTTTACTCTTTTTTCCTCTAACCATTTTTACCTCCCCTTTTTCAGCAGGGTGCGGAATAACGAATTGCAGACCAGAGATATTATGAAGCGTTAAATATTGGAAATGATGGATAGAATCTTTGATAATTTTACCTTTTTTCTGATCTGCCATTCTGAACCAATCTCCATTAGAGGCAGTTTTCATTTTTAAACCTCCATTGTCTTTTATGAAATTGATAGTTGCATTTTTATTAGGCGCATCGAATCCTACTAGAATGTTATGAATGTTTTGAACAGTTCCTCTCTTTATATAATGTTCATGGCGACTTCCACTACTAGATTCAACAAAGAACAAATGTTCAGTGCCTTTTTTGTCTTTTACTAATTTTTTTTCTGCCCAAGGAATATAATCTACAAGCTTAATATCAAAAGTCTTATCTCTAAAATTTTCCTTGAAAGAAATATTGTTTTTTCCCCATGAGGTTAATAGCATAGGTTTGTGTATGGTTCGTTGTTCTTTATTATTGTCAACAACAAGGTTAAGATATGTTGTTTCAGACAAGAACTGGTTGGTAGTCTGTCCTTCCTCTATTACCATTATCCCCTCATAACCAACATAACGAGTAATGCCAGCTCCTATTAAAATCAGTAAAAAGGCAATATGGAATAATAAAACGGACCATTTTTCTTTTTTATACAAGCGATATTTAAAAATATTTCCAAAGAAATTAATAACAAAAAGGAACATGATTAATTCAAACCACCATGTATTGTAAACTAAAGCTTTTGAAGTTTGCGTTCCGTAGTCATTTTCTATAAAAGTAGCGATTCCCATGGCTGTAGCAAAAACGATAAACAAAATGGCCATTAATCGGGTAGAGTAGAGTATATTGAAGATTTTTTTCATCTGCATCATTACATTCGTGTAAAACACCGCAAATTTAAGGATAATAAAAAAAAGAATGTAATTATTTGAAGTATTATTTCTAGGGAAGTAGTAATAGTATTAAAAGTTAAACCTCATAATTTTTAAAAAAACTAATTATGAGGTTTAGATTTTATAAAAGGGGGTTATGTTTCAGTGCTATCAATGAGAATGGTAAGCATATCAATGGCAGCTTGAGCAATCTTAGTACCTGGCCCAAAAACACCAACAGCACCTGCATCAAAAAGGTATTGATAGTCTTGGGCAGGAATTACCCCCCCTACAATAACCATGATATCTTCTCGTCCATATTTTTTTAGTTCTTCAATAACCTGAGGAACCAATGTTTTATGACCCGCAGCTAAGGAAGATATGCCTAATATATGGACATCATTTTCAACAGCTTGCTTGGTGGCTTCTTTTGGAGTTTGGAATAAAGGACCAATATCTACATCAAACCCTAAATCAGCATAACCTGTTGCTACTACTTTAGCTCCTCGATCATGACCGTCTTGACCTAGTTTTGCAATCATTATTCTAGGTCTTCGTCCTTCTAGTTTAGCAAAATGATCCGCTAAAAGAGTTGCTTTTTTAAATAATTTGTCGTCTTTTATTTCTTTGCTATACACGCCAGATATTGTTTTATGAACTGCTTTGTGTCTTCCAAAGACACTTTCTAATGCGTCTGAGATTTCTCCTAGAGTAGCTCTGTTTCTAGCTGCTTTTACTGCGAGATCTAATAGGTTTCCATTTCCAGATTTGGCAGAAGAAGTTAAATCATCTAAAGATTTTTTGGTTTTTTTAGCATCTCGTTTAAATTTCAGATTTTTTAATCGTTCTATTTGTGATAAACGTACGGCTTCGTTATCAACTTCTAAAATATGCAAAGGGTCTTCTTCTTTTAATTGGTATTTGTTAACACCTATAATAGCATCTTTCCCACTATCAATTTTAGCTTGCTTTTTGGCAGCAGCTTCTTCGATTCGCATTTTAGGAATTCCTTTTTCTATAGCCTTTGTCATTCCGCCTAGTTCTTCAACTTCTTGAATGAGTAACCATGCTTTATTGGCGATTTCTTCTGTTAGTTTTTCAACATGATAACTACCAGCCCAAGGATCTACTGTTTTCGTTATATAGGTTTCTTCTTGTAGATAGATTTGTGTATTCCTAGCAATTCTAGCAGAAAAGTCGGTAGGCAAAGCAATGGCTTCGTCTAATGCATTAGTATGTAAGCTTTGGGTACCTCCAAAAGCTGCAGCCATTGCTTCAATAGTTGTTCGAGCAACATTGTTAAAAGGGTCTTGCTCCGTTAAGCTCCATCCACTGGTTTGGCAATGTGTACGTAAAGCTAGTGATTTGGGGTTTTTAGGGTGAAATTGCTTTACTAGTTTAGCCCATAATATTCTACCGGCTCTCATTTTGGCAATTTCAGTAAAATGGTCCATTCCGATTGCCCAGAAAAAAGATAGGCGAGGAGCAAAGGTATCGATATCCATTCCTGCTTCTAATCCTTTTTTTATATACTCCAATCCATCAGCTAATGTATATGCTAATTCAATGTCTTGTGTAGCTCCAGCTTCTTGCATATGGTAGCCAGAGATAGATATAGAGTTGAATTTAGGCATGTTTTTAGAAGTGTACTTAAAGATATCAGCAATGATTCTCATAGAAGGAGTAGGCGGGTAGATGTATGTATTACGAACCATAAACTCCTTTAAAATGTCATTTTGGATGGTTCCGGCTAATAGTTCAGTGGAAACTCCTTGTTCTTCAGCAGCAACTATATAGAATGCTAAAATAGGTAAAACGGCTCCATTCATAGTCATAGATACAGACATTTTATCTAAAGGTATTTGATCAAATAATACTTTCATGTCTTCAACAGAATCTATGGCAACTCCTGCTTTTCCTACGTCTCCCTGTACACGCTCATGATCAGAATCGTACCCTCTATGAGTAGCCAAATCAAAAGCAACGGATAAACCTTTTTGACCAGCAGCTAAGTTTCTTCGGTAAAATGCATTACTTTCTTCTGCAGTAGAAAAACCAGCATATTGCCGAATTGTCCAGGGTCTTCGAACATACATGGTAGCGTAAGGACCTCTTAAGTATGGAGGAATACCAGCCACATACCCTTCATGGAGGAAATTATGAGAGGGTGTTTTGGTACTGTTTTCTAATTTTATGTGTTGGATGTCTTTTCTACTCATTTTGTAAGCGTTCTTTTTCGAGTATTTCGGCTAGTCTTTTTGAGGTAATGGGGATAATCAATGTTTTTTCATTTCTGATTTTTACAAAAGGATTGACTTGTAGATCATGTTTCATTTGATCTTTTGGATTTTGGATTTTGTTGGTGCCTAGTAAAGCAAGTTCTCCATGATTAAATTTTTCTTGCTCTTTTAGTGCGGATACAGAAATTTTTCGTTGAATAACCCCTTCTTTAAGTTGCTTTAAAAAACCTCCTCCTTTTTCAATTTGCTTAAAAATATCTAGTGCTTTATTGGCTAATTGTTGTGTGATACTTTCTATATAATATGCTCCGTCAGCAAAATTTTGAGCCTTACTAAGATAACTTTCTTGTTGCAATATTAGTAGTTGGTTTCTGGATATTCGTTCACCGAATTCATTTGGGGTGTGGAATAATTTATCATAAGAAATATTAGCAATAGTATCGCTTCCTCCTAAAATTGCACTCATACATTCAGAGGTAGTTCTAAGCATGTTTACATTATAATCATATAATGTTTTATTTCGTAAGCTGGGTTGAGAGAAGATATGGGTTGTTGTATTGTTTACATGGTATTCGTTTAGAAGTGAAGTCCAAAGGACTCTAAAAGCTCTTAATTTAGCTATTTCAAAAAAGTAGTTGCTTCCTATGGAGAAATTGAAATGTATTTTGGAAGCTATGTCACCCCCAAAATAATTCAGGTACTCATGGCCATGAGCCAATGCATATGCTAATTGTTGCGTTATGTTTGCTCCTGAGTTTTGATATAGAGAGGCATTTACATTGATGCTATTATTAGTATTGATTATTTGGTTTATTGCTTCGTGATCTTTTTTTAAATTAAAGAACCAATTTCCTGTTTCGGCAAGGTTACCTATAATATCTATTTGAAGAAAGGTGTTTTCTGAATTGCAAAAACTAGTTAGTTTCTTAATAAAAGTTGCAGATAAAAAATGTAATTTAAAATAAATTCTATAAAGAGTGTTATCTATGTTTTTTAAGACTTTTATATAATCAAATTCTTTAAAAGCTATAAACTGAATACTATTAGCGCCTCTTTGCAAGGCATCATTAGCTAAAGTATTAGCTTGTATTTCGTTTTGTATATTAATGGTTTGACAAATACTAAATCCTTTTTCGGGGAGCTGAATATTTTGGTGAAACCGATCTTCTTTTGTGTAAAAAGGTTTTACAGTTATATTCTCATCTGTTTGCCAAAGTAAAGAATTGTTATAGTCAGCGCCTTTTAAATCTACTTGAATTTTTTGTTTCCAAGCGTTTGCTGTTGTTTTTTCAAAATCTAAACTAAATATATTGCTCATATTTAATATAAAGTAAACAGGTTTTAGAAAATACGATTTAGCAGAATAAAAAAAGTGCTAAATCTAATTGCTATTTTTTTATAGTATCGAATTCGATAATATAAATATCTTCGTTTTCTTTTTTCATTAGGTATTTTTCACGGGCATATTGTTCTAACTGAATCGAGTCCTCTAAGCTTTGTATTGTTTTCTTATCTTCAATGATTTTGTTCTTATAAAATTCATTTCTACTTTTTAATTCTTCGATTTCTTGATTGAACTCTCGATGGACTAAATATGAGTTTTCATCAAAAAAAAGCATCCAAACGATAAAGATAGTTAAAATTAACACATAACTATTAGTGATTATTTTAAAAAAAGGATTATTTTTTAATTGTTTTAACGTCATGATTTATAGTCGTTCGCTAATTACAGTTCTAACAATATCAATGGCAACAGTGTTGTATCTATCGTTAGGTATTATTAAATCGGCATAGTTTTTTGTAGGCTCGATAAATTGCTGATGCATTGGTTTTAAGGTACTTTGATATCTGTTTAACACTTCGTCAATGTCTCTCCCTCTTTCTGTAATATCTCTACGAACTCTTCGTATTAAGCGTTCATCAGCGTCTGCATGAACAAATATTTTTATATCGCATAAGTTCCGTAGTTCTTCACTGTTAAAAATTAAAATACCTTCAACGATAATCACTTTTCGAGGGTGTGTTTTTATGGTGTCTTTTGTTCTATTGTGGGTAACAAAAGAATACACAGGTTGTTCTATGATGTTGTCTGATTTTAATTCTTTTAAATGTTTCACAAGTAAATCAAAGTCGATAGCTCTTGGATGGTCAAAGTTTATTTTTGTGCGTTGCTCGTATGAAAGATTGTCTGTGGCATTATAGTATGAATCTTGTGAGATAACGCAAACTTCATCTGCGGGGAGTTGGTTTATTATTTGATTTACAACTGTGGTTTTTCCGCTACCAGTTCCTCCTGCGATTCCTATTATGAGCATGTTGTTTTAAAAGTTTAATTAGACAAAAAAATATGGAGACAAATTTAAGGAAATAAAAAGAAATAATTTGAAGGAATAAAAAAAGTCCTTTCGTATTGAAAGGACTTTTTAAGAGCCGATGAAGGGACTCGAACCCCCGACCTGCTGATTACAAATCAGCTGCTCTAGCCAGCTGAGCTACATCGGCTTTTTTTGCTTTGCGGTTGCAAATATATAGATGTTTTTCTTTTCTGCCAAATAAAAAAATGATTTTTTTTATTTTTTTTTATAAGTGCTTGTTTGTTAGGGTGTTTTTTTGTGTAAAAAAAGTAGTAAGGAAGAAATGGGGTGAAAAATTAATTTTGTCGGGATGAAAGGATTCGAACCTTCGCTCTCACGACCCCCAGCCGTGCGCTTTAACCGGACTAAGCTACATCCCGAATTTTTTAAAAAAGTAGCGCAATGTATAAATAATTTTTTAAAAATAAAAAGCGATAGAAAGTTAAAGGTGTTTTAAAACTGCTATCTGCTTAACTCTTAATAGAAAATTGTTGTTATTTTTGGCTTCGCAATTTTTTTAATTTAGATAATAGCAGTATGAAAATTATAGATTTATCAAAACCAATTCAATATAATAAGCAAGATCCTTGGTTTATGAAGGTGAAAATAAAGCATAAGCCACACCGTAAAGCAAAATGGCTTCTTCGATTTCTAGGACTTCCATTTGGTCTTTTTCCGAAAAAATTTGAAGGTTGGGCAGATGATACCATAAAAAACATGGGGGTGCATTCAACGACACATATAGATGCTCCTTGGCATTACTCTCCTACAACCAATGGCGAAAAATCTAAGACTATAGATGAAGTTCCTTTAGATTGGTGTTATGGTGAAGGCGTCGTTATTGATATGAAGCATAAAAAAGATTTTGACCCGATTACCGTGAGTGATATAGATAAATTTCTTCAAAAAAATGATTTGACTTTAAAACCGGGGATGATTGTTCTTGTAAAAACAGGAAGAGATAAAATTAATGGAACTAAAGATTTTCATAAAAAAGGAACGGGGATGACGGCTCAAGCTACAGAATGGCTTATTGATAGAGGAATTAAGGTGATGGGAATTGATTCTTGGGGGTGGGACTTGCCTTTGCCCTATATGATAAAAAAAGCAAAAGAAAGTAAGAACTCAGAATATTTTTGGGAAGCCCATTTAGTAGGACAAAATAAAGAATATTGTCATATGGAACAGTTAGTTAACTTGGATGCACTTCCGTTGTCAGGCTTTAAAGTAGCAGTATTTCCGTTAAAGATTGTTGGGGCATCTGCAGCGCCGGCTAGGGTAGTAGCAATGCTAGATTAACGTTTGTTAGATGAAGGGGTGAAGATTAGGAGATTTTTTTGAAAAAAAACGTAGAATTTGTAAGTTTTCTTTTTTCATGTCGTCCAAGCCATAAACAAAAATATAAATCATGAAAATTAAATTTTTATCACTTGCTTTAGTTAGTGCAATGGCGCTTACATCATGTAGTAATGATGACGATAATGTAGTTATCCCACAAGATAATACGAAAACATTTAAACTAACTTTAAAAAATGCAATCAACTACATAAATGTAAAGAAAGTAGGTTCTGCTCCTTTGAAAGAAACTGGCGCAAAACATGAAGTTAAGTTTAAAGCGACAAAAGGAACTTATTTAAGTTTTGCTAATATGTTTGCTCAAAGTAATGACTGGATTTTTGCGACAGGAAGTCAAGGAATTAAATTATGGGAGGGAGATACTCCAAAAACAGGAGACATTTCTAACTATATTAAGGTTTGGGATGCTGGAACGGAACAGGATGAAGATTTCTTGACGAATTTTCCAGGAACTATGTACACTGCTCCTAATCAAGAAGGACCTAATATGGGACCAGCAGATAGTAATACTTCTGTTAGAGATACAGGAAGAAATATTAGAAATTATTTAACTGCGTCTTTAGCGTACGACGCTGTAGCTAAAGAGTTTACTTTAACAATTGAAAAAGCAAATAGAGAAGCTGCTCATAATAAAGGGTTTGTGACGCCAGGTATTTTAGTAGTTCATACACAACCTAATGCCTTATTTGAAGAAGGTGCACCTGTTAAAGCTAATGGTTTAGAAAGTTTAGCAGAAGATGGTTCGCCAAAAGCTATTTATGATTGGTTTACTGAAAAAGGATCTACAGGGGGAGCTCCTTTAAGATTATCAACCTCATATTCATTATTGTCAACTCCAGTTGCTTATGTACATCAAGGAACTCAAACTCCTTTATTTACAAAAGGAAGTCCTGCTAAGGCAGGTTCAGGATTAGAAGAGCTTGCTGAGGATGGGAAAGCGGATCCTGTTTATAATTACTTAAACAGTTTACCTAATGTAACAGCTGTTAAAGGAACATCAGCGTTACTTCCAGGTGAAGAAGTAACTCTTGAGATAAAAGCTAAGCCAGGAGATCGTTTAAATTTTGCTACGATGTTAATTTCTTCTAATGATTGGTTTATTTCTA from Tenacibaculum maritimum NCIMB 2154 includes the following:
- a CDS encoding spondin domain-containing protein, coding for MKIKFLSLALVSAMALTSCSNDDDNVVIPQDNTKTFKLTLKNAINYINVKKVGSAPLKETGAKHEVKFKATKGTYLSFANMFAQSNDWIFATGSQGIKLWEGDTPKTGDISNYIKVWDAGTEQDEDFLTNFPGTMYTAPNQEGPNMGPADSNTSVRDTGRNIRNYLTASLAYDAVAKEFTLTIEKANREAAHNKGFVTPGILVVHTQPNALFEEGAPVKANGLESLAEDGSPKAIYDWFTEKGSTGGAPLRLSTSYSLLSTPVAYVHQGTQTPLFTKGSPAKAGSGLEELAEDGKADPVYNYLNSLPNVTAVKGTSALLPGEEVTLEIKAKPGDRLNFATMLISSNDWFISNNQQGIELFDAEGNVKTSFVINKSYLYDSGTELDQKVGLGNGQPMNGNEAVANDDDDTVRRVTEIEDFQFGKEKVTSPAGVTQSNDDRGGYNFIDVAVEVVN
- the ccsA gene encoding cytochrome c biogenesis protein CcsA codes for the protein MKKIFNILYSTRLMAILFIVFATAMGIATFIENDYGTQTSKALVYNTWWFELIMFLFVINFFGNIFKYRLYKKEKWSVLLFHIAFLLILIGAGITRYVGYEGIMVIEEGQTTNQFLSETTYLNLVVDNNKEQRTIHKPMLLTSWGKNNISFKENFRDKTFDIKLVDYIPWAEKKLVKDKKGTEHLFFVESSSGSRHEHYIKRGTVQNIHNILVGFDAPNKNATINFIKDNGGLKMKTASNGDWFRMADQKKGKIIKDSIHHFQYLTLHNISGLQFVIPHPAEKGEVKMVRGKKSKDKLDAIILDITHNNKTKQVALIGGQYNSENSKEISIGELNFRMLYGSKILETPFNVKLNDFQLEKYPGSESAASYASEVTVIAPNETFDYRIFMNHILNYKGYKLFQSSYKIEGDHEETHLSVNHDYWGTFITYLGYFLLFFGLILSLFITGTRFSHLKKSLGKIREKKEALVSLILALSIHAATAQHIAHQPNKGVTETQIDSILKANMVNSEHADSFSRLVIQDANGRMKPAHTFASELVRKVSQAEQFKEMVPSQVLLSITENPRLWIEVPFIFLEEGNYQIREHLGLPKEQTHASLSDFITPTGIYKIKDLVTQAQKEKIKNKFQKDLLKIDRRVGLLYSAIGGGILRIFPIPNDENNKWVSQPETLHAGFKGTDSVFVRQSLPVYLQLLQASKKSNDYTETNKVLDGIKKFQRKFGTKVIPDKDKIDLEIAYNKTRIFVKLAKYYGYVSLLLIVLVMIQIFSNKRWIYYLIKALIGVVIILFVFHILGLGARWYISGNAPWSNAYESIIFVAFATMLFGLILGKKSSLTIAATTFLVAITLAFAHQNWLDPEIGNLQPVLNSWWLYVHVSIIVASYGPFSLGMILAIFALFLTAFTTNKNKKKMNLHIKELTIINEMSLTVGLVMLTIGNFLGGMWANESWGRYWGWDPKETWALISIMVYSFVLHMRLIPGMKGRVSFNFAAAFAYLSIMMTYFGVNFYLSGLHSYASGDQEVTPKEAYMYIAFLVIITGFAWYKHQKHYKKH
- a CDS encoding methylmalonyl-CoA mutase subunit beta: MSNIFSLDFEKTTANAWKQKIQVDLKGADYNNSLLWQTDENITVKPFYTKEDRFHQNIQLPEKGFSICQTINIQNEIQANTLANDALQRGANSIQFIAFKEFDYIKVLKNIDNTLYRIYFKLHFLSATFIKKLTSFCNSENTFLQIDIIGNLAETGNWFFNLKKDHEAINQIINTNNSINVNASLYQNSGANITQQLAYALAHGHEYLNYFGGDIASKIHFNFSIGSNYFFEIAKLRAFRVLWTSLLNEYHVNNTTTHIFSQPSLRNKTLYDYNVNMLRTTSECMSAILGGSDTIANISYDKLFHTPNEFGERISRNQLLILQQESYLSKAQNFADGAYYIESITQQLANKALDIFKQIEKGGGFLKQLKEGVIQRKISVSALKEQEKFNHGELALLGTNKIQNPKDQMKHDLQVNPFVKIRNEKTLIIPITSKRLAEILEKERLQNE
- the udk gene encoding uridine kinase, which translates into the protein MLIIGIAGGTGSGKTTVVNQIINQLPADEVCVISQDSYYNATDNLSYEQRTKINFDHPRAIDFDLLVKHLKELKSDNIIEQPVYSFVTHNRTKDTIKTHPRKVIIVEGILIFNSEELRNLCDIKIFVHADADERLIRRVRRDITERGRDIDEVLNRYQSTLKPMHQQFIEPTKNYADLIIPNDRYNTVAIDIVRTVISERL
- a CDS encoding FtsB family cell division protein, with the translated sequence MTLKQLKNNPFFKIITNSYVLILTIFIVWMLFFDENSYLVHREFNQEIEELKSRNEFYKNKIIEDKKTIQSLEDSIQLEQYAREKYLMKKENEDIYIIEFDTIKK
- a CDS encoding cyclase family protein gives rise to the protein MKIIDLSKPIQYNKQDPWFMKVKIKHKPHRKAKWLLRFLGLPFGLFPKKFEGWADDTIKNMGVHSTTHIDAPWHYSPTTNGEKSKTIDEVPLDWCYGEGVVIDMKHKKDFDPITVSDIDKFLQKNDLTLKPGMIVLVKTGRDKINGTKDFHKKGTGMTAQATEWLIDRGIKVMGIDSWGWDLPLPYMIKKAKESKNSEYFWEAHLVGQNKEYCHMEQLVNLDALPLSGFKVAVFPLKIVGASAAPARVVAMLD
- the scpA gene encoding methylmalonyl-CoA mutase; translated protein: MSRKDIQHIKLENSTKTPSHNFLHEGYVAGIPPYLRGPYATMYVRRPWTIRQYAGFSTAEESNAFYRRNLAAGQKGLSVAFDLATHRGYDSDHERVQGDVGKAGVAIDSVEDMKVLFDQIPLDKMSVSMTMNGAVLPILAFYIVAAEEQGVSTELLAGTIQNDILKEFMVRNTYIYPPTPSMRIIADIFKYTSKNMPKFNSISISGYHMQEAGATQDIELAYTLADGLEYIKKGLEAGMDIDTFAPRLSFFWAIGMDHFTEIAKMRAGRILWAKLVKQFHPKNPKSLALRTHCQTSGWSLTEQDPFNNVARTTIEAMAAAFGGTQSLHTNALDEAIALPTDFSARIARNTQIYLQEETYITKTVDPWAGSYHVEKLTEEIANKAWLLIQEVEELGGMTKAIEKGIPKMRIEEAAAKKQAKIDSGKDAIIGVNKYQLKEEDPLHILEVDNEAVRLSQIERLKNLKFKRDAKKTKKSLDDLTSSAKSGNGNLLDLAVKAARNRATLGEISDALESVFGRHKAVHKTISGVYSKEIKDDKLFKKATLLADHFAKLEGRRPRIMIAKLGQDGHDRGAKVVATGYADLGFDVDIGPLFQTPKEATKQAVENDVHILGISSLAAGHKTLVPQVIEELKKYGREDIMVIVGGVIPAQDYQYLFDAGAVGVFGPGTKIAQAAIDMLTILIDSTET